One part of the Ziziphus jujuba cultivar Dongzao chromosome 2, ASM3175591v1 genome encodes these proteins:
- the LOC132800761 gene encoding uncharacterized protein LOC132800761, which translates to MSGLSSTFLLRHLSMSLQHSIFSASFLSAKHDGWPSSHAERLEKFDGANFKRWQQKILFYLTTLGLAVFLTKDTPPSDEESDKETLMAVDAWKNSNHLCRNYVLNGLSDALYEVYCGHFLDYMMVDTKPLMSQVHELQVLIQELLAKGMVIDEAFQVTAMIEKLPPSWGDFRYYLKHKRKEMDTEALVGKLQIEDDNRRSDTRSMKAGMKANVVEHGSSSKNKKKLGKNSKVGPKGGISKKAKF; encoded by the exons ATGTCGGGTCTGTCTTCGACATTTTTACTGAGACATCTTTCGATGAGCTTGCAACATTCCATTTTCAGTGCTTCATTTCTTTCTGCAAAACATGATGGTTGGCCTTCAA GTCATGCAGAAAGACTGGAGAAGTTTGATGGGGCTAATTTCAAGAGGTGGCAGCAAAAAATATTGTTCTACTTGACTACTCTGGGACTTGCGGTGTTCCTAACTAAGGACACACCACCAAGtgatgaagagagtgataaagAAACTCTGATGGCGGTGGATGCGTGGAAGAATTCCAATCATTTATGTCGAAActatgtcctgaatggcctatCTGATGCCTTGTACGAAGTGTACTGTG GCCAtttcttggactacatgatggtaGATACCAAGCCCTtgatgagtcaagtacatgagcTGCAAGTGCTCATCCAAGAACTTCTTGCTAAAGGGATGGTCATTGATGAAGCTTTTCAAGTTACTGCAATGATTGAGAAGCTGCCTCCTAGTTGGGGAGACTTCAGATATTATCtcaagcacaagagaaaggaaatggacACGGAGGCTCTTGTTGGAAAGCTTCAAATTGAAGATGACAATAGGAGATCTGATACAAGATCCATGAAGGCCGGAATGAAGGCAAATGTTGTAGAGCATGGAAGtagctccaagaacaagaagaaacttGGAAAGAATTCCAAGGTGGGGCCTAAAGGAGGCATCTCCAAGAAGGCTAAGTTCtaa
- the LOC107419143 gene encoding serine/threonine-protein kinase ZRK1-like, which translates to MSKHKNVLKLFGCCLDTELPMLVYEFPENGNLVDYCSGGEREPLPWETKLRIATEIATAVAYLHHGFSKTIIHRDIRPSRIFLGKDNVAKLSEFRMSIPNPEETLRKGRFTERSDVYAFGALLCVLFTEKPLKELILGSDPCCRSNTNSEDEDESLDSLHPNSDEEEDYTWYGDHIAYACTTHLKTNVLQQGNEMQMSKHKKVMKLLCKYIVNAVAFLHHGFSKTITHRASNSKATPQLASSPAPYGCIREKERTGA; encoded by the exons ATGAGCAAGCACAAGAATGTGTTGAAGCTTTTCGGATGCTGCCTGGATACAGAGTTACCCATGTTGGTTTATGAATTCCCGGAAAATGGAAACCTCGTTGATTACTGCAGCGGAGGGGAGAGGGAGCCACTTCCATGGGAAACCAAGTTGAGGATTGCTACAGAGATAGCAACTGCTGTTGCATATCTCCACCATGGCTTTTCCAAGACGATCATCCATAGAGATATCAGGCCCTCAAGAATTTTCTTAGGCAAAGACAATGTTGCCAAGCTGTCAGAGTTCCGAATGTCAATACCAAATCCGGAAG AGACTCTTAGGAAAGGGCGTTTTACAGAAAGGAGTGACGTTTATGCCTTTGGTGCTCTACTATGTGTACTCTTTACGGAAAAGCCACTCAAAGAATTGATCTTAGGTTCAGATCCTTGTTGCAGAAGCAACACAAATTCGGAGGACGAAGATGAATCGTTGGACAGTTTACATCCAAATTCAGATGAAGAGGAAGATTATACTTGGTATGGAGATCATATAGCATATGCTTGTACAACTCACTTGAAGACCAATGTCCTGCAACAAGGAAATGAAATGCAG ATGAGCAAGCACAAGAAAGTGATGAAACtcttatgtaaatatatagtaAATGCAGTTGCATTTCTCCACCATGGCTTTTCCAAGACCATAACCCATCGAG CTTCTAACAGCAAAGCTACTCCTCAGCTGGCAAGCAGCCCAGCTCCTTATGGCTGCAttagggaaaaagaaagaactgGTGCCTAA
- the LOC107419148 gene encoding heparanase-like protein 1 isoform X2 — MEFCFSLFLLLISFPVILAQEDVVQANIVVVAATAVGEVDSKFICATIDWWPHDKCNYNQCPWGYTSAMNLNLSHPLLAKAIQAFKPLRIRIGGSLQDRVLYGVESLKAPCHPFQRRKDGLFGFSRGCLKMSRWDQLNQFFSTTGAVVTFGLNALSGRHRNNKGVWEGDWESTNAYDFIKYTISKGYQIDSWEFGNDPNLVSRILNPYHLNKIAGTFIDLEQTMKVHGPWASAWVGESGGAYNSGGRDVSNTFVDSFWYLDQLGMASKYNTKVYCRQTLIGGNYGLLDRTTFVPNPDYYSALLWHQLMGDGVLAVGSDASPYLRAYAHCSKGRAGITLLLINLRNQTEFIVNVKNSLNLAVHGNTIREQSSFMHGVKRTIAWVGQKASDGPLYREEYHLTPHNGYLRSKIMVLNGVPLEITEDGNIPKLNPVLVKENSLVSVSPHSIKFVVFPNFDAPGCA; from the exons ATGGAGTTCTGCTTCTCCTTATTCCTCCTTCTGATTTCCTTCCCTGTGATATTGGCTCAAGAAGATGTTGTACAAGCTAATATTGTAGTTGTTGCAGCTACAGCTGTTGGAGAAGTTGATAGTAAGTTCATATGTGCTACTATTGATTGGTGGCCTCATGATAAATGTAATTACAATCAATGTCCTTGGGGATACACGTCTGCGATGAACCTG AACTTATCTCATCCTTTACTTGCCAAGGCAATTCAAG CTTTCAAGCCCCTGAGAATCAGAATTGGAGGTTCTTTGCAAGATCGAGTTTTGTATGGTGTAGAAAGTTTGAAGGCTCCTTGCCATCCATTTCAAAGGAGGAAAGATGGGTTGTTTGGATTTTCTAGAGGATGTTTGAAAATGAGTAGATGGGATCAGCTGAACCAATTTTTCAGTACGACAGG GGCTGTTGTGACATTTGGCTTGAATGCACTCTCTGGGAGGCACCGCAACAACAAGGGTGTTTGGGAGGGAGACTGGGAATCTACTAATGCTTATGATTTTATTAAGTATACTATTTCAAAAGGATACCAGATTGATTCGTGGGAATTTG GTAATGATCCCAATCTTGTAAGTAGAATACTGAATCCCTATCACTTGAACAAGATAGCAGGAACATTCATTGATCTAGAGCAAACCATGAAAGTGCATGGTCCTTGGGCTTCTGCATGGGTGGGAGAGTCTGGAGGGGCCTATAATAGTGGTGGTCGTGATGTGTCCAACACATTTGTTGACAGTTTTTG gtACTTAGATCAGCTTGGAATGGCATCCAAGTATAATACTAAAGTATATTGCAGACAGACTCTAATTGGTGGGAACTATGGTCTTCTGGACAGAACCACATTTGTCCCCAACCCTGATTACTACAG TGCACTTTTATGGCATCAACTTATGGGAGATGGTGTTCTTGCCGTTGGGAGTGATGCTTCACCCTATCTACGCGCTTATGCCCATTGTTCAAAAGGAAGA GCAGGTATAACTCTACTTCTTATTAATTTAAGGAATCAGACCGAATTTATTGTTAATGTCAAGAACAGTTTGAATTTGGCTGTCCATGGGAACACGATTCGAGAGCAAAGTTCATTCATGCACGGTGTTAAGAGGACAATTGCATGGGTTGGCCAAAAAGCATCAGATGGACCATTGTACAGAGAAGAGTATCATTTGACTCCACATAATGGCTACCTTCGGAGCAAAATCATGGTTCTGAATGGAGTTCCATTAGAGATTACTGAGGATGGAAACATTCCAAAATTGAATCCTGTTCTTGTCAAAGAAAATTCTTTAGTCTCAGTCAGTCCTCATTCCATCAAATTTGTGGTATTCCCTAACTTTGATGCTCCTGGTTGTGCATGA
- the LOC107419148 gene encoding heparanase-like protein 1 isoform X1 yields MEFCFSLFLLLISFPVILAQEDVVQANIVVVAATAVGEVDSKFICATIDWWPHDKCNYNQCPWGYTSAMNLNLSHPLLAKAIQAFKPLRIRIGGSLQDRVLYGVESLKAPCHPFQRRKDGLFGFSRGCLKMSRWDQLNQFFSTTGAVVTFGLNALSGRHRNNKGVWEGDWESTNAYDFIKYTISKGYQIDSWEFGNELSGSGVGARVSADQYGKDLINLKKIIDELYKNSNLKPSLVAPGGFYEHNWFSKLLDVTGSNVVNTITHHIYNLGAGNDPNLVSRILNPYHLNKIAGTFIDLEQTMKVHGPWASAWVGESGGAYNSGGRDVSNTFVDSFWYLDQLGMASKYNTKVYCRQTLIGGNYGLLDRTTFVPNPDYYSALLWHQLMGDGVLAVGSDASPYLRAYAHCSKGRAGITLLLINLRNQTEFIVNVKNSLNLAVHGNTIREQSSFMHGVKRTIAWVGQKASDGPLYREEYHLTPHNGYLRSKIMVLNGVPLEITEDGNIPKLNPVLVKENSLVSVSPHSIKFVVFPNFDAPGCA; encoded by the exons ATGGAGTTCTGCTTCTCCTTATTCCTCCTTCTGATTTCCTTCCCTGTGATATTGGCTCAAGAAGATGTTGTACAAGCTAATATTGTAGTTGTTGCAGCTACAGCTGTTGGAGAAGTTGATAGTAAGTTCATATGTGCTACTATTGATTGGTGGCCTCATGATAAATGTAATTACAATCAATGTCCTTGGGGATACACGTCTGCGATGAACCTG AACTTATCTCATCCTTTACTTGCCAAGGCAATTCAAG CTTTCAAGCCCCTGAGAATCAGAATTGGAGGTTCTTTGCAAGATCGAGTTTTGTATGGTGTAGAAAGTTTGAAGGCTCCTTGCCATCCATTTCAAAGGAGGAAAGATGGGTTGTTTGGATTTTCTAGAGGATGTTTGAAAATGAGTAGATGGGATCAGCTGAACCAATTTTTCAGTACGACAGG GGCTGTTGTGACATTTGGCTTGAATGCACTCTCTGGGAGGCACCGCAACAACAAGGGTGTTTGGGAGGGAGACTGGGAATCTACTAATGCTTATGATTTTATTAAGTATACTATTTCAAAAGGATACCAGATTGATTCGTGGGAATTTG GTAATGAGTTGAGTGGATCTGGTGTTGGAGCAAGAGTTAGTGCTGACCAATATGGAAAAGACTTGATCAATCTTAAAAAGATAATTGATGAGTTGTACAAGAACTCCAACTTAAAACCTTCACTTGTGGCACCTGGAGGATTCTATGAGCATAATTGGTTTTCAAAGCTTCTAGATGTAACTGGTTCTAATGTAGTCAATACCATCACTCATCATATCTACAATTTGGGTGCAG GTAATGATCCCAATCTTGTAAGTAGAATACTGAATCCCTATCACTTGAACAAGATAGCAGGAACATTCATTGATCTAGAGCAAACCATGAAAGTGCATGGTCCTTGGGCTTCTGCATGGGTGGGAGAGTCTGGAGGGGCCTATAATAGTGGTGGTCGTGATGTGTCCAACACATTTGTTGACAGTTTTTG gtACTTAGATCAGCTTGGAATGGCATCCAAGTATAATACTAAAGTATATTGCAGACAGACTCTAATTGGTGGGAACTATGGTCTTCTGGACAGAACCACATTTGTCCCCAACCCTGATTACTACAG TGCACTTTTATGGCATCAACTTATGGGAGATGGTGTTCTTGCCGTTGGGAGTGATGCTTCACCCTATCTACGCGCTTATGCCCATTGTTCAAAAGGAAGA GCAGGTATAACTCTACTTCTTATTAATTTAAGGAATCAGACCGAATTTATTGTTAATGTCAAGAACAGTTTGAATTTGGCTGTCCATGGGAACACGATTCGAGAGCAAAGTTCATTCATGCACGGTGTTAAGAGGACAATTGCATGGGTTGGCCAAAAAGCATCAGATGGACCATTGTACAGAGAAGAGTATCATTTGACTCCACATAATGGCTACCTTCGGAGCAAAATCATGGTTCTGAATGGAGTTCCATTAGAGATTACTGAGGATGGAAACATTCCAAAATTGAATCCTGTTCTTGTCAAAGAAAATTCTTTAGTCTCAGTCAGTCCTCATTCCATCAAATTTGTGGTATTCCCTAACTTTGATGCTCCTGGTTGTGCATGA
- the LOC125422416 gene encoding uncharacterized protein LOC125422416 produces the protein MEKSGEAIDDQGSGWFEVKKKHRNNSKFSLQSWVGGFTGKNASGPSCSKPSLSENVGYCRGKGRGSQLPKGVHHDVHSRRSVANSVRASNGDKQGVTFLHNGPGKQETECTKLSESETSNLKDENNLSEKAPQKDNPTVVHKINWGDLEDNDSAPNPENALGAGIKFGAIGDDILVPFKGNENDDNMVSCAFSCTNSQENKLVAASASVDTVSHEVPLMTPKDQQLEQKSKEANEIPMRNAEDVNEIVSEKIVDLDTAVSMSGDIHTEDVKHVNGDCLNVITPSDEEAGMLVKLQASLVTPEIGDPEISEVPRPVGDPSESVLIEKDTELVLTDKSAPENSGESTFTESFEDHGVPQDGTTNDNASSTQNVMTVGECETGESKERFRQRLWCFLFENLNRAVDELYLLCELECDLEQMKEAILVLEEAASDFKDLNTRVEEFENTKRTSSQFNDGVPITLKSDHRRPHALSWEVRRMTTSAHKAEILSSSLEAFKKIQQERAALHQANDVKILGSGYLNLQSSDSLKKSSGISDGIPNAKDSIIKSGKQSRGSDVTQEDLRGEKLKIESVGSSKVNLMQNGQVPLQVSSSGVITSRLPPRDSSSSGKYRREQPGSEAEKLLSKKDKMLTEGTSEKNPKMTDHGKRQNNICDQDKEKEKRYGAPWKSMNAWKEKRNWEDILSSPYRVSSRISHSPSMSRKSAERARMLHDKLMSPEKKKKTAIDLRREAEEKHARAMRIRSELENERVQKLQRTSEKLIRVNEWQAVRNLKLREGMYARHQRSESRHEAFLAQVVRRAGDESSKVNEVRFITSLNEENKKLMLRQKLHDSEMRRAEKLQVIKTKQKEDMAREEAVLERRKLIEAEKLQRLAETQRRKEEAQVRREEERKASSAAREARALEQLRRKEERAKAQQEEAELLAQKLAERLSESEQRRKFYLEQIRERASMDFRDQSSPLLLRSVNKECQGKSTPTNNCEDNQASNFSGLGSSTLPTSNVTLPHSMKRRIKRIRQRLMALKYEFSEPPVGAENSGIGYRTALGTARVKIGRWLQELQRLRQARKEGASSIGIITAEMIKYLEGKDAELQASRQAGLLDFIASALPASHTSKPEACQVTIHLLKLLRVVLSVSANRSYFLAQNLLPPIIPMLSAALENYIKIAASLNQPASTNFPTSKTSAENFESISEVLDGFIWTVTTILGHISSDERQLQMRDGLLELLIAYQVIHRLRDLFALYDRPQVEGSPFPSSILLSIHFLVVLTSRPETNCLIDWESLPTDTVVGSGIDEEKVEDSADTKSVPMLHSGDFRPPLSVLNGSKIATLPDVPEDRPLDESYKMNKDDLSVSIAREGEKEQTSTSVEVNSINTVKTDVPDEPQKHLIEDNVKPLLPQKDEKHLVDAGIEQKDENILTLEQPVGFLLSAISETGVVSLPSLLTAVLLQANNRLSSEQASYVLPSNFEEVATGVLKVLNNLALLDIKFMQRMLARPDLKMEFFHLMSFLLSHCNSKWKVSSDQVGLLLLESLLLLGHFALFHPGNQAVLRWGKSPTILHKVCDLPFVFFSDPELMPILAGTLVAACFGCEQNKGLVQQEISIDMLLSLLRSCRNVLPVVRSNSNTDNNSPIDDSCECNQLCLDFKKAQVDIPLRSTRHNTRNTRLSFGRSGALGNSMKIGKLRSQRDSKAIKNCEEVALKHNLPAPETSSMMLHCRFPLSFIERAENFFSTGTPSMGD, from the exons ATGGAGAAAAGTGGGGAAGCGATCGATGATCAGGGTTCTGGATGGTTCGAAGTAAAAAag AAGCATAGAAATAATTCGAAGTTCTCCCTGCAGAGTTGGGTTGGGGGATTTACTGGAAAAAATGCTTCCGGTCCTTCGTGTAGCAAGCCCTCATTAAGTGAAAACGTTGGATATTGCCGTGGTAAAGGTAGGGGATCACAGCTTCCAAAAGGAGTGCATCATGATGTACATAGTCGGAGAAGTGTTGCAAATTCCGTTCGTGCATCAAATGGAGATAAACAAGGTGTAACCTTCCTTCATAATGGTCCTGGTAAGCAAGAAACTGAATGTACCAAGTTATCTGAATCAGAAACTTCGAATTTGAAAGATGAAAATAATTTATCTGAGAAGGCTCCTCAGAAAGATAATCCTACCGTGGTTCATAAAATCAACTGGGGTGATCTAGAGGATAATGATTCAGCGCCTAATCCTGAAAATGCTCTTGGAGCTGGAATCAAGTTTGGTGCTATtggagatgatattttagtTCCCTTTAAGGGGAATGAGAATGATGATAATATGGTTTCCTGTGCATTTTCTTGTACAAATTCccaagaaaataaattggtgGCAGCATCTGCGAGTGTAGATACTGTTTCTCATGAGGTGCCACTGATGACTCCTAAGGATCAACAACTTGAACAAAAAAGTAAAGAggcaaatgaaattccaatgaGAAATGCTGAAGATGTCAATGAAATTGTGAGTGAAAAAATAGTTGATCTGGATACTGCTGTCTCAATGAGTGGGGATATACATACTGAAGATGTCAAACATGTAAATGGTGACTGCTTAAATGTTATAACTCCATCTGATGAAGAGGCTGGGATGCTAGTGAAGCTTCAGGCATCACTAGTTACACCTGAGATAGGTGATCCGGAAATTTCTGAGGTACCCAGACCCGTTGGGGATCCAAGTGAATCAGTTCTGATCGAAAAAGATACTGAGTTAGTTTTAACTGACAAGAGTGCACCTGAAAATTCTGGAGAATCTACCTTCACAGAATCTTTTGAAGACCATGGTGTTCCACAGGATGGTACAACAAATGATAATGCATCAAGCACACAGAACGTGATGACTGTTGGAGAATGTGAGACGGGTGAAAGCAAAGAGAGATTTAGGCAGCGTTTATGGTGCTTTCTTTTTGAGAATCTCAATCGGGCGGTAGATGAACTTTATCTTCTTTGCGAACTAGAATGTGACTTGGAGCAGATGAAAGAGGCCATTCTTGTTCTTGAAGAGGCTGCTTCTGATTTTAAAGATCTAAACACCAGAGTGGAAGAATTTGAGAACACAAAAAGGACATCTTCTCAGTTCAATGATGGGGTGcctatcactttgaaaagtgaTCATCGCAGGCCACATGCTCTTTCATGGGAG GTTCGAAGAATGACGACTTCAGCACATAAAGCAGAAATACTTTCTTCATCCCTTGAAGCTTTTAAGAAAATCCAACAAGAAAGAGCTGCATTGCATCAAGCTAATGATGTGAAAATCCTTGGGTCTGGATATTTAAATCTCCAATCCAGTGATAGTCTAAAGAAGTCTTCTGGAATAAGTGATGGAATACCCAATGCAAAAGATTCAATAATTAAATCAGGAAAACAAAGTAGAGGTTCAGATGTCACTCAAGAAGACCTAAGAGGAGAGAAACTAAAAATTGAATCGGTTGGGTCTTCCAAAGTGAATCTGATGCAAAATGGACAAGTTCCTTTGCAGGTTTCATCCTCAGGTGTTATTACGTCTAGGTTACCTCCTAGGGACAGTTCAAGTTCTGGAAAGTATAGAAGAGAACAGCCTGGATCTGAAGCAGAGAAACTGCTTTCCAAGAAAGATAAAATGTTGACAGAAGGCACTTCAGAGAAAAATCCCAAGATGacagatcatggtaagaggcaaaataatatatgtgaCCAAGATAAGGAAAAGGAGAAGAGGTATGGAGCACCTTGGAAATCCATGAATGCTtggaaagagaagagaaacTGGGAGGACATACTTTCATCTCCTTACCGGGTCTCTTCTCGTATTTCTCATTCACCAAGCATGAGCAGGAAAAGTGCTGAGCGTGCACGTATGTTGCATGATAAGCTAATGTCTcctgaaaagaagaagaaaactgcAATTGATCTGAGAAGGGAAGCAGAAGAAAAGCATGCAAGGGCTATGAGAATCAGAAGTGAGCTGGAGAATGAGAGAGTTCAAAAGCTTCAGAGAACCTCAGAAAAGTTGATCAGGGTCAATGAATGGCAGGCTGTTCGCAATTTGAAGTTGCGAGAGGGAATGTATGCTCGACATCAACGGAGCGAATCTCGACATGAAGCATTTCTAGCTCAAGTTGTAAGAAGAGCTGGTGATGAGAGCAGTAAAGTTAATGAGGTTCGTTTCATTACTTCATTAAATGAAGAGAATAAAAAGCTTATGTTGCGCCAGAAACTTCATGATTCGGAGATGAGGAGAGCCGAGAAACTCCAAGTgataaaaactaaacaaaaagagGATATGGCAAGAGAAGAAGCTGTTCTAGAACGGAGGAAACTCATTGAAGCTGAAAAGCTGCAGCGCCTAGCTGAGACACAAAGGAGAAAGGAAGAGGCTCAGGTTAGAAGGGAAGAGGAACGCAAAGCATCAAGTGCAGCACGTGAGGCAAGGGCGTTGGAACAATTACGTAGAAAGGAGGAAAGAGCCAAAGCCCAACAAGAAGAAGCTGAGCTTCTGGCACAGAAATTAGCTGAGAGACTTAGTGAAAGTGAGCAACGTCGCAAGTTCTACCTGGAGCAAATACGAGAAAGAGCTTCTATGGATTTCAGGGATCAATCTTCCCCATTACTGCTCCGATCTGTAAACAAGGAGTGTCAGGGTAAATCTACACCAACCAACAATTGCGAAGATAATCAAGCTAGCAACTTCTCAGGCTTAGGAAGTTCTACTCTCCCAACAAGCAATGTTACATTGCCACATTCGATGAAGCGGAGGATTAAAAGAATTCGGCAAAGACTTATGgctttaaaatatgaattttctgAGCCTCCTGTTGGTGCTGAAAATTCTGGAATTGGATATAGAACAGCATTGGGTACTGCAAGGGTGAAAATCGGGAGATGGCTTCAAGAACTTCAGAGACTTCGCCAGGCAAGAAAAGAAGGGGCTTCTAGTATTGGGATAATAACTGCTGAAATGATCAAG TATTTGGAGGGAAAGGATGCTGAACTGCAGGCTTCTCGCCAAGCTGGTCTTCTTGACTTTATAGCTTCTGCCTTACCTGCTTCTCATACATCAAAACCTGAAGCCTGCCAAGTGACAATACATCTTTTAAAGCTTTTGAGGGTGGTTTTGTCAGTGTCTGCAAACAGGAGTTATTTTCTTGCCCAGAATCTCTTACCCCCAATAATCCCGATGCTATCAGCTGCCCTTGAGAACTATATAAAAATTGCAGCATCCCTAAATCAGCCAGCTAGCACGAATTTTCCTACAAGCAAAACATCAGCTGAAAATTTTGAATCAATATCTGAAGTACTTGATGGTTTCATATGGACTGTGACAACAATTCTTGGTCACATAAGCTCTGATGAAAGACAGCTCCAAATGCGGGATGGCTTGCTAGAGCTATTGATTGCGTACCAAGTTATTCACCGGCTGAGAGATCTGTTTGCACTTTATGATCGGCCTCAGGTTGAAGGGTCACCATTTCCCTCTTCAATTCTCTTGAGCATACACTTTTTGGTGGTTTTAACATCCAGACCTGAAACaaattgtttgattgattgGGAATCTCTACCTACTGATACAGTGGTAGGAAGTGGAATTGATGAGGAAAAAGTGGAAGATTCTGCTGATACTAAATCAGTCCCTATGCTACATTCTGGAGATTTCAGACCTCCATTATCAGTGCTAAATGGTAGTAAAATTGCAACGCTACCAGATGTACCAGAGGATAGACCACTAGATGAATCATATAAGATGAATAAAGATGATTTGTCAGTGTCCATTGCCAGGGAAGGTGAAAAGGAACAGACTAGTACTTCAGTGGAGGTGAATAGTATTAACACGGTCAAGACAGATGTTCCAGATGAACCCCAAAAACATTTAATTGAAGACAACGTGAAGCCTCTTTTACCCCAGAAGGATGAGAAACACTTGGTTGATGCTGGCATAGAACAAAAGGATGAAAACATTTTGACCTTGGAACAGCCAGTAGGATTTCTTCTTTCTGCCATATCGGAAACTGGTGTTGTCAGTCTCCCTTCTCTGTTAACAGCTGTATTACTGCAGGCAAACAATAGACTGTCTTCTGAACAG GCTTCATATGTCCTTCCATCAAATTTTGAGGAGGTGGCTACCGGAGTGTTGAAGGTGTTGAACAATTTGGCTCttttggatattaaatttatgcAGAGAATGCTG GCTAGGCCAGATCTAAAAATGGAATTTTTCCATTTGATGAGTTTCCTTCTATCACATTGCAACAGCAAGTGGAAAGTATCTAGTGATCAG GTTGGTTTGCTTCTGCTCGAGTCTCTGTTGCTTCTTGGTCACTTCGCATTGTTCCACCCCGGGAATCAAGCTGTTCTTCGATGGGGAAAGAGTCCTACCATTCTTCACAAG GTATGCGATCTTCCTTTTGTATTCTTCAGTGACCCAGAGCTGATGCCGATCTTAGCTGGTACACTGGTTGCTGCATGTTTTGGGTGTGAGCAGAACAAAGGTCTGGTTCAGCAGGAAATCAGTATAGATATGCTGCTTTCCTTGTTAAGATCTTGTAGAAATGTTTTACCAGTAGTTCGATCAAATTCCAACACAGACAATAATAGCCCAATAGATGACTCTTGTGAATGTAATCAACTGTGTCTTGACTTTAAAAAGGCTCAAGTTGACATTCCCCTAAGATCTACCCGACATAACACAAGAAATACTAGGCTTTCATTTGGAAGAAGTGGTGCTTTGGGAAACAGCATGAAAATTGGTAAGTTAAGAAGCCAAAGAGATAGTAAAGCAATAAAGAACTGTGAAGAAGTGGCTCTGAAACATAATCTGCCAGCTCCAGAAACTTCCTCTATGATGTTGCATTGTAGATTTCCCCTCAGCTTCATTGAGAGAGCAGAAAACTTCTTTTCAACTGGTACCCCAAGCATGGGAGATTAG